The Pseudomonas sp. IB20 region ACAGCGAAGTTTTCTTTGTACAGGTCCATCGCCGCCGCGCTTGCAGAGAAGTCAGCGAGTTTTTTCGCCGCATCAGCACGGGGCGTTCCCTTGATCACGGCGGTGGCTTCGATGTCCCAGCCCAAGCCTTCTTTGGGCAGGATGATGTCCAGTGGCGCGCCCTGGCGTTTCAGTTGTACCGCTGGGTACTCGAAGGAAACGCCAATCGGGAACTCACCGGACGCCGCCAGCTTGCACGGCTTGGAACCGGAGTGAACGTACTGGCCGATGTTCTGGTGCAGGTCGTCCATGTACTGCCAGCCCTGCTTCTCGCCAAAGGTCTGCAACCAGGCGCTCACGTCCAGGAAACCGGTGCCGGAGGATGCCGGGTTGGGCATCACGATCTTGCCCTTGTACTCAGGCTTGGTCAGGTCTTGCCAGCTCACCGGCTTGCTCAAGCCTTGTTTCTCGGCTTCGACAGTGTTGAAGCAGATGGTCGCGGCCCACACGTCCATGCCGACCCAGGCTGGCGGGTTAGCGGGGTCGCGGTAGTTCTTACCGATTTTGTCCAGATCCTTGGGCGCGTAGTTATCGAGCATCCCTTGCTGGTCGAGGATCGCCAGGCTCGAGGCGGCCAAACCCCACACCACGTCGGCGTGCGGGCGGTCTTTCTCGGCTAAAAGCTTAGCGGTGATGATGCCGGTGGAGTCGCGCACCCACTTGATCTCGATGTCGGGGTTGGCCTTTTCGAAGGCCTGTTTATAGGTCCTCAACTGCTCGGCTTCGAGGGCCGTGTACACGGTCAGCTCGGTCTTGGCGAAGGCATTCAGGCTGAATGCGGTGAGTACGGCAGCGACCAGCGCCAGGGGCTTGAACATGGAGCACCTCCTTCAAGGATGTTATTGGCCCGGCGCAGTCTGGCGCCAGGCTTGGGAGCGGCGCAGCGCGCCACGTGAAGCCCACGCCAGCAGCAGCGAGACGCCGGCTGAGGTGAACAGGATCAGGGTCGACATGGCTGCGGCGCCGCCCACGTTGCCGGCGTCGTCCATGTTCAACACGGCGACGGCGGCGAGGATGGTGTCGGGGCTGTAGAGGAAGATCGCGGCGGAAACGGTGGTCATCCCCGACACAAACAGGTAGCGCACGATGTCCAGCAGCGCCGGCAGACAGATCGGCACCGTGACGCGCAGATAGTGGCGGTACAGCGGCGCTTTTAGGGACAGCGCAGCGGCTTCAAACTCACTATCAAGCTGGCGCAGCGCCGTGGTGGCGGTCATCTGCGCGGTGGTCAAATAGTGCGCAATGGTGCACACCACCAGTAAGGTCATGGTCCCGTAGAACACGTGCAGCGGGTTGCCGTTGAGGTTGAAAAAGAACACGTAGCCCAGGCCCAGCACCAGGCCCGGCACGGCCATCGGCACAAAGCTGAGCATGCGCAATGCCAGGTTGAGGCCTTTCTGGCTCTTGGTCTTTTCCATCAGGTAGGCGCCGGTAAAAATCAGCACGCTACCGATCAGCGCTGTGCACAGGGCCATGGTCAGGCTGTTGCGATAGGCCAGCCAACCGCCGCCGGCCGTGTCTTCGAACTGATAGTGGTTGAGCGACAACGACAGGTTGTACGGCCAGAACTTCACCAGCGAGGAATACACCGCCATGCCGAATACCAGCAGCAACACCGCGCAAATCAGCAGCACGATGGCCAAGTAGCAGCCATCACGCAGCCGCGATGGCGCCGGCTGGAACACCTGGGCGCGGCCGCTCATGGCGTCGCCATGCCGACGGCGCAACCAGGCATCGACGCCAAAGCTGAACAGCGCCGGCAACAGCAAGACCATGCCGATCAATGCGCCGCGACCAAACTGTTGCTGGCCGACCACCGCCTTGTAGGCCTCCAGCGCCAGCACCTGATAATCGCCGCCGACCACCACGGGCACGCCGAAGTCGGTGATGGTCAGGGTAAACACCAGGCAAAACGCGGCGAACACTGCCTGGCGCGTGGCCGGCCAGGTGATGCTGCGAAACGCACGCGCGGGGCTGGCGCCCATGCTCGATGCCGCATCAAAAAGCCGCGCATCCGCCAGCGACAGTGCCGACAGCAAAATCATCAATGCGTGTGGGAAGGTGTAGATCACTTCACCGAGCACGATGCCCCAGAAGCCGTAGATGTTGTCCGAGAGCAACCCGCGCAACAGGCCTTGGTTGCCAAACAGGTACACCAGCGCAATGCCCGGCAGCATCGACGGCGCCATCAGTGGCAGCAGTGACAGGCCGCGCCAGATCGTCTTGCCGGGAATCAGCGTGCGTTGCAGGGCGTAGGCAAACAGGTAAGCCAGCGGTACGACAATGGCCGCCACGCTGAGGGAGACTTTCAGGCTGTTGCCCAGCAACCAGTGGAAGTTGGCGCTGGTCACCAGCTCCCGTGCCGCCACCCAGCCACCGCCCTGCCCGGCATCGCTGCTGAAGCCACGCCAAAAGATCGCCAGCAACGGCAACAATACGGCGACACCCAGCAGCAACAGCCACAGCAGTTTGCCGCCGAGCACAAAAATGCGATCACCTGTTTCGGCACGGGAAGCCTGGTGCGGCACCGGCACAGTCATTTCAGCCGCCATCTCAGGCAAACACCTGGAGGCTGCGTGGCGGCAAGGCGACCCAGATGTCCTGGGCGCCCAGGCGTGGCATGGCTTCGGGGGCCAGTTCGGCCAGCAGCGGGTGGCCGGGCAATTGCTCCAGTTCAAAGCTCATGCGGCAGCGGTTGCCGAGAAAGGTGATCTCGCGGATTTTGGCTGGGAACAGGTTTTCTTCATGCACCGGCGGGTTGACGCTGATGGCTTCAGGGCGGCAGAACAGGCGCCCGGATTTGGCCACGCCGGCATCGTCGGCCAGGCGCATATTCATCCCGCCGACCTGGGCATGGCTCGCGCTGTTGCGGCTGAACGGCAGCCAGTTGCCCTGGCCGACAAACTCCGCCACAAACGGCGTGGCCGGGCGGTCGTAGATTTCCTGGGGCGTGGCGTATTGCTCGACCTTGCCGTTGTTCATCACGGCAATGCGGTCGGCCATCAACATGGCCTCGTCCTGGTTGTGCGTGACCATCAGCGTGGTGATGCCCAGGCGCCGTTGCAGCTGGCGCAGCTCGGTGCACAGGTGCTCACGCACGCGGGCGTCGAGGGCAGACATGGGTTCGTCGAGCAGTAACAGCGAAGGCGCCGGTGCCAGGGCGCGGGCCAGAGCGACGCGCTGTTGTTGGCCGCCAGAGAGTTGGCCGGGAAATTTCTTTTCGCTGCCCAGCAGGCCGACCAGTTCAAGCATCTGGCCGACGCGCTTGCGCACTTCATCGCGGCCACTGCCGGTGAGGCCGTAGCCGATGTTCGCTTCGACAGTCAGGTTGGGAAACAGCGCGTAGGACTGGAACAAAATGCCGTAGTCCCGCGCTTGGGGCGGCAGTAGGGAAACATCGCGGTTGCCGAGGCGAAGTTCACCGCTGTCCTGGCGTTCCAGGCCGGCGATGCAGCGCAGCAAGGTGGTTTTGCCGCAGCCGGACGGGCCCAGCAGGCACACCAGCTCGCCGGCGGCGACGTCCAGGGACACATTATCCAGCGCGGTAAAGGCACCGAAGCGTTTCTGGATACCGCGCACCGTCATGGGCGCGCCGGGGTTGGTCAGGGCTGTGTTCATGGAGGCACCTCATCAAACTGATGAAGGCCATGCTAGGTGGGCAATGAGTCCCTGGTGTGGCAGGAAGGCAAAAGGGAGTGATAGTGGTATTGGTGGATTTGGGTATAGCCGATCGTTCCCATGCTCTGCGTGGGTATGCATCTTGTGACGCTCCGCGTCACGACGTCCAAGAGCGGACGCGGAGCGTCCAGGGCGGCATTCCCACGCGGAGCGTGGGAACGATCAACAAGACCTCAGAGTGGCGACATTTCCTGCGCCAACCCCAGAAAGGCAGCCGGCAGGCGCGCGCCTTTGCGCTCTTTGAGGCAGTACAAATACTCCGGAATCTGCGGCGCATTTTCGATAGTCAGCACCCGCAGCTGCGGGTCATGGGGCACTTCCTGGCGGGCGATGATGCTGATGCCGATGTTGCGCAGCACCGCCTCGCGGATCGACTCGCGGCTACCGATTTCTAGCAGCGGCCCATAGCTCACACCCGCGCCTTGCAACATTTCTTCGGTCAGGCGCCGTGTGGTGGAACCCGCCTCACGCATCAGCAAGGTATGCCCGGCCAACGCACTGAGTGGCACATGATCAAGCGTGGCCAAAGGGTGATTGCGATGCACCGCCAACACCAAGGGATCGGTGCCGAGTACTCGGCGGATCAGGCGTGGGTCTTCCAGCAGTTGTGAGGACGCGGCGACATCGACGCGGTAATCATCCAGCGCTTCGAGCACCTGCTGGGAGTTGCCGATTTCCACCGACACGTCCACTTGGGGCAGGCGCTCGCGGAAGGCTTTGACCAGGTCGAGAATGTAGTACGGCGCCGTTGCGGCAATCCGTAAGGCGCCCTGGACCTGACCGTTGTTGCGCAGGAAAAACTCGATATCCGCTTCCTGCTGCAACAGCGTCTTGACCATCGGCAGCAGGCGCGCACCGTCGTCGCTGACGGTGAGGCGGCGGCCGCCACGGTAGAACAGCTCAACGCCGTACTGGCTTTCCAGGTTGCGAATCTGGGTGGTGACCGTGGGCTGGCTCAGGCCGAGTTTTTTCGCCGCCTGAGTAATGCTGCCCAGGCGGGCGACCATAAAAAACGCCTTTAACTCGGCACTCAGCACACCACCCTCACATCAATTATTTGCGCAACAGGCGCAGGCCATTGAACACCACCAGCAGGCTCACGCCCATGTCGGCAAACACCGCCATCCACATGGTCGCCATGCCGAGGAAGGTGACCGCGAGGAAAATCGCCTTGATCACCAGCGCCAGGGCGATGTTCTGCTTGAGGATACTCGACGTTTGCCTGGAGAGCCGAATGAAAGCCGGGATCTTGCGCAAATCATCGTCCATCAAGGCCACGTCGGCGGTCTCGATTGCCGTGTCGGTACCGGCGGCGGCCATGGCAAAACCGATCTCGGCGCGGGCCAGCGCCGGAGCGTCGTTGATACCGTCGCCGACCATGCCCACGCGGTGGCCTTGGCCGTAGAGGGTTTCGATGGCTTGCAGTTTGTCGGTGGGCAACAGGTCGCCCTGGGCCTGGTCGATGCCGACCTGGGCGGCAATCGCTTTGGCGGTGTGGGCGTTGTCGCCGGTGAGCATCAGGGTTTTGATGCCCAGCTCGTGCAGTTGCTGGATGGCTTCGCGGCTACTGTCCTTGACCGTGTCGGCGACGGCGAACAGCGCCAGCGGGCCGGATTTATCGAGCAGCAACACCACGGACTTGCCTTGTTTTTCCAGGGCGAAGAGCTTTTCTTCCAGCTCAGGTGAGCACAGGCCAAGGTCTTCCACCAAGCGGTGGTTGCCCAAGTGGTAGGTTTCGCCGTTGATATCACCGCGCACACCGCGACCGGCCAAGGCCTCGAAGTTATCCACAACGTGGCTCGGCAGGTTTTTATCCACAGCCGCGTTGGCGATGGCCAGCGACACCGGGTGGTCGGAACGCCCGGCCAAACTGGCGGCCAAGGACGGTGCGCTGTCTTCGACAGTCGGGAACAGTGCCAGGTAGTCGGTCTGCACCGGTTTGCCGTGGGTGATGGTGCCGGTCTTGTCGAGGGCCAGGTAATCGAGTTTGTAGCCGCCTTCGAGGTACACGCCACCTTTGATCAGGATGCCTTTGCGCGCCGCTGCGGCCAGGCCGCTGACGATGGTGACCGGCGTGGAGATCACCAGCGCACATGGGCAAGCAACCACCAGCAGTACGAGGGCGCGATAGATCCAGTCAAACCAGGCACCCGCCATGAACAGCGGCGGAATGAGCGCCACGCCCAAAGCAAACAGGAAGACGGCTGGGGTGTAGATCTTCGAGAAGCTGTCGACAAACCGCTGGGTCGGCGCCCGCGCGCCTTGAGCCTGTTCCACGGCGTGAATGATGCGCGCCAGGGTGGAATTGTTCGCCGCTGCGGTGACTTTGTACTCCAGGGAACCGGCCTGGTTGATAGTGCCGGCGAAGACTTTGTCGCCCACGCCCTTTTCAATCGGCAGGCTTTCACCGGTGATCGGCGCTTGGTCGATGGTGGATTGGCCAGCGGTGACTTCACCGTCCAGGCCAATGCGCTCGCCGGGCTTAACCCGCACGATGGCGCCAAGCTCGATGCTTTTAACTTCTTTTTCGACCCAAGTACCGTCAGCCTGCTGCACCGTGGCCTGTTCCGGGGTCATCTGCATCAAGCCACTGATGGCATTGCGCGCACGGTCCAGGGACTTGGCTTCGATCAATTCAGCCACGGTGAACAGGAACATCACCATCGCCGCTTCCGGCCATTGACCGATCAGCACGGCGCCGGTCACCGCGATGCTCATCAGCGCGTTGATGTTCAGGTTGAAGTTTTTGAGCGCGATCCAGCCCTTTTTATAGGTGGTGAGGCCGCCGCTGAGGATCGATACCAACGCCACCAGCGCAATCACCCACGTCGGGGCTACGCCGGTGAAATGCAGCACTTCAGCGCCCAACGCGCCGACACCGGACAGCGCCAGCGGCCACCAGTGTTTCTTGGCGGGCGGCGCGGCGGCTGGGGTGCCTTCTTCGATGGGGTCGGCCTGCATGCCGATGGATTTGATCGCTTCGATGATCGGCGCGGTGCTCGGCAGGTCATGGGTGACGCCAAGGATGCGGTTGATCAGGTTGAATTCCAGCTGCTGCACACCGGCCAGTTTGCCCAGTTTGTTCTGGATCAGCGTCTGCTCGGTGGGGCAGTCCATGGCTTCGATGCGAAAGGTGCTCAGCCGCGAGCCGGCGGTCGGGGCTTCGCTCAGCGTGACCACGGCAGGCGCAACCTTGCTGGAACAGCAAGCGTCGCCATGGCTGGCATGGTCATGCTGTTTGACGGGCGTCAGTTTGGCGCCGTGGTCGTGACTATGGTCATGATCATGGTCGTGCGGGTGATCATGCGGTTTGGGGGTGTGGATGGAATCGCTCATTCTGTCGCGTCCGTAAAGGTGCCTGTTGCCAAGTAAAGACCCTGTAGCCACTATAGGGTCAAGCACCCATTTGGAGATTGCTGCGATGAAGATCGGCGAATTGGCCAAACTGACCGACTGTCAGGTGGAAACCATCCGTTATTACGAGAAAGAAGGCCTGCTGCCGCCCCCGGCGCGCACCGATGCCAACTACCGCGTGTACACCCAGGCGCACACCGAGCGGCTGATCTTTATCCGCAACTGCCGCAGCCTCGACATGACGCTTGAGGAAATCCGCAGCCTGCTCGGGCTACGCGACAGCCCTCAGGACCAGTGCGAAAGCGTGAATGCGTTGATCGACGAACATATCCACCACGTGAAAGCGCGGATCGATGGGTTGTTGGCGTTACAGGAGCAATTGCTGGACCTTCGCCAACGCTGCGGCGGTGGGCCGGGCCTGGATCAGTGCGGGATTTTGCAGCGGTTGGAAGTCAGCGGGAGTGTCGCGGCCAGCGAGGCTGAGCCTTCGCATGTGGGCAGGAGCCACGGGCACTGATTCAGCTTGGTAACCGAATACTATTGTGGGAGCTGGCTTGCCTGCGATAGCGGTGGATCTGGACGTTCGCGGCAAGCCAGCGCCCACATAAGCCAGCTCTCACATTTAGACAGGGGCCATCTTTAAATAGCCACGTCAGCCTTGATGCTTGGGTCAGCGTCATAACCGACGATTTCGAAGTCTTCAAACTTGTAGTCGTAGATCGACGCAGGTTTGCGTTTGATCACCAATTCCGGCAGCTTCTTCGGCGTGCGCGCCAGCTGGGTCTGGATCTGTTCCATGTGGTTGCTGTAGGCGTGGGTGTCGCCGGTGGTGACGATGATCTCGTGCGGGATCAGGTCGCATTGCTGGGCCAGCATGTGGGTCAGCAACGCCAACGCGGCGGTGTTGTACGGCAGGCCGAGGAATACGTCGGAGCTGCGGATATACAACTGCATCGACAGATGGCCGTCATGCACGAACGCCTGGTAAAGCAGGTGGCACGGCGGCAGCGCTTGCTTGCCGTTGCGTGCGTTTTCCTGCGGGCTCTTGGTTTCGTCCGGCAGGTATTCGACGTTCCAACCGTGGAACAGGATGCGACGGCTGTTGGGGTTGTTCTTCAACGTGTCGACCATGTAGTCGATCTGGTTGATCTTGCCGCCATCTTTGGTCGGCCAGGCGGTCCACTGCTCGCCGTACACCGGCCCCAGGTCACCGTCTTCGGTGGCCCATTCGTCCCAGATTTTTACGCCATTTTCGTTGAGCCACTTGATGTTGGTGTTGCCGCTCAACATCCAGATCAGTTCGTTGGCGATGCTTTTGAAGTGAAGCTTCTTGGTGGTCAGCAGCGGGAAGCCGTCGGCCAAGTTATGCCGATACTGACGGGCAAACACGGCCTTGGTGCCGGTGCCGGTGCGATCGCCCTTGGTCAATCCATTGGTCACGACGTCGTTCAGTAGTTCGAGATATTGCTTCATGTGAGTACCCGTATCGTTGAAGCCGAGGCTATGCAAAAGCCTCGGCATTCGAATTTAAAGCGCGGTGTTCTTGATGCCTTGCGGGCGGTTGTAAGCCCACCACAACAGGCCCAGGCCCGCCAGAATCATCGGCATGCTGAGGATCTGACCCATGGTCAACCAGCCCCACGCCAGGTAGCCCAGCTGTGCATCCGGCACACGGACAAACTCGACGATGAAACGGAAGATCCCGTAGAACAGCGCGAACATCCCCGACACCGCCATGGTTGGGCGCGGCTTGCGCGAGAAGATGTACAGAATCAGGAACAGTGCCACACCTTCCAGGGCGAACTGGTAGAGCTGCGACGGATGGCGCGGCAATTGCGCCGGGTCGCTGAACGGCGGGAACACCATCGCCCACGGCACGTCGGTCGGCTTGCCCCACAACTCGGCGTTGATAAAGTTACCAATGCGCCCGGCACCCAGGCCAATCGGCACGAACGGCGCGACGAAGTCCATCAGTTGGAAGAACGACTTGCCGTTGCGGCGGCCGAACCACCAGGCGGCGATCATCACGCCGACAAACCCGCCGTGGAATGCCATGCCGCCCTTCCACACCTCGAAGATCAGTGTCGGGTTGGCGATATAGGCCGACAGGTCGTAGAACAATACATACCCCAGACGCCCGCCGACGATCACGCCCATCGACATCCAGAACACCATGTCGGAGAGCTTCTCCTTGGTCCAGGTCGGGTCGAAACGGTTCAGGCGCCGGGAAGCCAGCAGCCAGGCACCGCCGATGCCGATCAGGTACATCAACCCGTACCAATGGATTTGCAGCGGACCGATGGCCAAGGCCACCGGGTTGATCTGCGGGTAAGGCAGCATTGCGACTCCTCGTTAAATCAATAGTCATGGCGCACCGGACCATGCCGGTGTGCGATTAAGCCTGCGTTACAGCGCTTTAAATAAGAGTCCACACGCGCCTAATAGCCCGGCATGTTAACGGATGGAAGGCGTGCCGCCCAACTTCGATACGATGGAACGCCTGCCGTTGTATGGGTAGAGTGAAGAAAAACACAAAAGGGATCGCCTGATGTGCCTGATTGTTTTCGCCTGGCGGCCGGGCCATGCCCAACCGCTGATCGTCGCGGCCAACCGTGATGAGTTCTACGCCCGCCCCAGCCTGCCGCTGGCCCAGTGGCCGGATGCGCCGCACATCTACGCCGGCCGCGACCAGGAAGCAGGCGGCACCTGGCTTGGGGTGAACGCCGACGGGCGTTTTGCCGCCCTGACCAATATCCGCGACCCGCACCAGCCGCCCGCACGCAAGTCCCGTGGCGAGTTGGTGGCGCGCTTTCTCAGTGGATCGCTACCGATTGACGACTATTTAACCGACGTTAACGGAAGATCGATCGAATATGCCGGCTTTAACCTGCTGATTGGCACACGAGATGAGCTGTGGCACTACAACGCCAACCAAACCGACCCTACGCGGCTCGAGGCTGGGGTGTATGGGTTATCCAACGCCGGGCTGGATACGCCGTGGCCGAAGCTGCTCAAGGCCAAGGCGGCGTTGAGCGATTTGCTGGAAAACCCGCAGCCGGAGGCTTTGCTGGACATTTTGAGCGACCCACAGACCGCGCCGTTTGCCGACTTGCCGGACACCGGCGTTGGGCTGGCGACAGAGAGTTTGTTGTCGAGTGTGTTTATTGCCAGCCCCAGTTACGGGACGCGGGCGAGTACGGCGTTGATTGTGAATGCCGACGGCACACGGCGGATGGTGGAGCGCAGCTTCGGGCCGTTGGGTGGCCGGCTGGGTGAAGTCGAACTCAACATTTAGCGGTGACTGGACTGGCGCCATTGCAGGCAAGCCAGCTCCCACAGTTTGGAATGCATTCCCCTGTGGGAGCTGGCTTGCCTGCAATGGCCGCGCCTCGGTCTAGAGGGTTTTCGCCGAAGCCGGGTTAATCATCCGCGTCAGCCCCAGGTTTTTCAGCGCCAATTGCAGCGAGCTGTGGATAACTTGCGGGTTGTCGATGGTCATCAGCTCGGCCAGCAATTCCTTGGCCATGCTCAAATTCACCTGACGCAGCATCCACTTCACCTTCGGCAAGTTGGTGGCGTTCATCGACAGGCTGTCAAAGCCCATCGCCATCAACAGCACCGCCGCCGCCGGGTCGCCGGCCATTTCACCGCAGATGCTCACCGGCTTGCCTTCGGCATGGGCGTCGCGCACCACGTGTTGCAGGGCTTGCAGCACCGCCGGGTGCAGGTAGTCGTAGAGGTCGGCCACCCGTGGGTTGTTGCGGTCCACGGCCAGCAGGTACTGGGTCAGGTCGTTGGAGCCGACCGAGAGGAAGTCCACCTGCCGCGCCAGCTCTTTAGCCTGGTACACCGCTGCCGGGATTTCGATCATCACGCCAATCGGCGGCATCGGCACGTCAGCGCCTTCGTCGCGCACTTCGCCCCAGGCGCGGTGGATCAAGTGCAGGGCTTCTTCCAGCTCATGGGTGCCGGAGATCATCGGCAGCAGGATGCGCAGGTTATTCAAGCCTTCGCTGGCCTTGAGCATGGCGCGGGTTTGTACGAGGAAAATTTCAGGATGGTCGAGGGTCACGCGAATGCCGCGCCAGCCAAGGAAGGGGTTGTCTTCCTTGATCGGGAAGTAAGACAGTGACTTATCGCCGCCGATGTCCAGGCTGCGCATCGTCACCGGCAAGGGGTGGAAGGCGGACAGTTGCTCGCGATAAATCGCCAGCTGCTCCTTCTCACTCGGGAACCGTTGGTTGATCATGAACGGCACTTCGGTGCGGTACAGCCCTACCCCTTCGGCGCCGCGCTGTTGCGCGCGGGCCACATCGGCCAGCAGGCCGGTGTTGACCAGCAGCGGTACGCGGTGGCCGTCGAGGGTCACGCACGGCAGTTCGCGCAGCGAGTCGAGGCCCAGCGCGAGTTGCTTCTCTTCTTCCACCACCTCGGCGTATTGCTTGCGCAGCAGCTCGCTGGGGTTGGTGAAGACTTCACCGCGATGGCCGTCGACGATCATGTCGATGCCGTCGACCTTGGAGTACGGCAGGTCGACCAGGCCCATCACCGTCGGAATGCCCATGGCGCGGGCCAGGATCGCGACGTGGGAGTTACCCGAACCCAATACCGAGACCAGGCCCACCAGTTTGCCTTCCGGCACTTCGCCAAGCATGGTGGCGGTCAGCTCTTCACTGATCAGGATGGTGTTGTCGGGGTAGACCAGGTTGGTGGTGCGGTCTTCCTGCAGGTAGGCCAACAGACGGCGACCGAGGTCACGGACGTCCGAGGCACGCTCGCGCAGGTAGGCGTCGTCCATCAATTCGAAACGGTTGACGTGATCGGTGACCACCTGGCGCAGCGCGCCCTGGGCCCACTGGCCGGTCTTAATCACGGTTTTGACTTCATTACCCAGGGACGCGTCGTCGAGCATCATCTGGTACACGTCGAACAGCGCGCGCTCTTCGGGGCGCAGTTGCGTGGCCAGTTTGGTCGAGAGGTTGCGCATGTCGGCGCGCACGCCTTCCAGGGCAGTCTTGAACAGTTTGATTTCAGCGTCGATGTCGTTGACGGTCTTGTCCGGCACCACATCGAGGTCGGCCGGTGGCAGCATGACCACCGCCGTACCAACGGCAGCACCCGGCGAACCGGGCACGCCGACGAACTTAGCTTCCTGGATGCCCTTGCCCTGGCGCCCCAGGCCGCGAATCGAACCCGTCGCCTCGGCGTGAGCAATAACCCCGGCAAGCTGCGCGCTCATGGTCACGAGGAAGGCTTCTTCACCTTCATCGAACTGGC contains the following coding sequences:
- the ptsP gene encoding phosphoenolpyruvate--protein phosphotransferase translates to MLNTLRKIVQEVNSAKDLKAALGIIVLRVKEAMGSQVCSVYLLDPETNRFVLMATEGLNKRSIGKVSMAPNEGLVGLVGTREEPLNLENAADHPRYRYFAETGEERYASFLGAPIIHHRRVVGVLVIQQKERRQFDEGEEAFLVTMSAQLAGVIAHAEATGSIRGLGRQGKGIQEAKFVGVPGSPGAAVGTAVVMLPPADLDVVPDKTVNDIDAEIKLFKTALEGVRADMRNLSTKLATQLRPEERALFDVYQMMLDDASLGNEVKTVIKTGQWAQGALRQVVTDHVNRFELMDDAYLRERASDVRDLGRRLLAYLQEDRTTNLVYPDNTILISEELTATMLGEVPEGKLVGLVSVLGSGNSHVAILARAMGIPTVMGLVDLPYSKVDGIDMIVDGHRGEVFTNPSELLRKQYAEVVEEEKQLALGLDSLRELPCVTLDGHRVPLLVNTGLLADVARAQQRGAEGVGLYRTEVPFMINQRFPSEKEQLAIYREQLSAFHPLPVTMRSLDIGGDKSLSYFPIKEDNPFLGWRGIRVTLDHPEIFLVQTRAMLKASEGLNNLRILLPMISGTHELEEALHLIHRAWGEVRDEGADVPMPPIGVMIEIPAAVYQAKELARQVDFLSVGSNDLTQYLLAVDRNNPRVADLYDYLHPAVLQALQHVVRDAHAEGKPVSICGEMAGDPAAAVLLMAMGFDSLSMNATNLPKVKWMLRQVNLSMAKELLAELMTIDNPQVIHSSLQLALKNLGLTRMINPASAKTL
- a CDS encoding NRDE family protein: MCLIVFAWRPGHAQPLIVAANRDEFYARPSLPLAQWPDAPHIYAGRDQEAGGTWLGVNADGRFAALTNIRDPHQPPARKSRGELVARFLSGSLPIDDYLTDVNGRSIEYAGFNLLIGTRDELWHYNANQTDPTRLEAGVYGLSNAGLDTPWPKLLKAKAALSDLLENPQPEALLDILSDPQTAPFADLPDTGVGLATESLLSSVFIASPSYGTRASTALIVNADGTRRMVERSFGPLGGRLGEVELNI